From Paenibacillus polymyxa, the proteins below share one genomic window:
- a CDS encoding ABC transporter substrate-binding protein, with translation MKSYVLWSSAALLLAVTGCSNGTSADHKPASASVSTASSTTSGATIQVTDFSKRTLAFQKVPQHIVALSNGDLDIIYALGGTAVGRPNSNGPSVVPAAENVQQIGSTHEVDLEKITMLKPDVVLGNYPMNEKDIPAIEGVGSQLLLTGANSVQDIQSQITLFGQLLQKQAGAVKLNQQIDQQVVKLQKETASTSKPKVLLVYGAPATYMAALPNSLGGNILEVAGGSNIAADFPGLQNFPQYAQLNTERIVQADPDYIFIMTHGNTEEVKAAFIKEMQENAAWNGIRAVQNNQVEVLPSDLFGTNPGTRVTKALDLMHQKLYPAK, from the coding sequence ATGAAATCTTATGTGTTGTGGTCGTCCGCAGCGCTTTTATTGGCAGTTACCGGATGTAGTAATGGTACCTCCGCAGATCACAAACCAGCCAGCGCTTCCGTATCTACCGCTTCAAGCACGACAAGCGGCGCGACGATTCAAGTTACTGATTTTTCAAAACGGACGTTGGCGTTTCAAAAGGTCCCTCAACATATCGTTGCGCTCAGCAATGGCGATCTGGATATTATTTACGCATTAGGCGGGACAGCCGTGGGCAGACCCAACTCCAATGGACCTTCCGTCGTACCTGCTGCTGAAAACGTTCAGCAAATAGGCTCCACCCATGAAGTGGATCTGGAGAAAATCACGATGCTCAAACCGGATGTCGTGCTAGGCAATTATCCTATGAATGAAAAAGACATTCCAGCTATTGAAGGAGTCGGTTCACAACTACTGCTGACTGGGGCCAATTCAGTTCAGGATATCCAGTCACAAATTACCCTGTTCGGACAATTACTGCAAAAGCAGGCCGGGGCCGTAAAGCTGAACCAACAAATTGACCAACAGGTAGTCAAGCTGCAAAAAGAAACAGCCTCTACCTCCAAACCGAAGGTGTTGCTGGTTTACGGAGCCCCGGCCACGTACATGGCGGCGCTGCCGAATTCTCTAGGCGGAAATATTTTGGAAGTTGCAGGTGGCTCCAATATCGCCGCTGATTTTCCGGGCCTGCAAAATTTCCCGCAATATGCACAGTTGAACACAGAACGCATCGTACAAGCTGACCCCGATTACATTTTCATCATGACCCATGGTAATACGGAAGAGGTTAAAGCCGCATTTATAAAGGAAATGCAGGAAAATGCAGCTTGGAACGGAATCAGGGCAGTCCAAAACAATCAGGTCGAAGTTTTACCTTCAGATTTGTTCGGGACGAATCCGGGGACACGGGTCACTAAAGCGCTGGATTTGATGCACCAAAAGCTGTATCCGGCGAAATAG
- the isdC gene encoding heme uptake protein IsdC codes for MKKGYSAIIAVFLLVSVLSFWPTSSSVGAAAASPKLADGTYTLKYNILKAENDSVSMANDYFEKPAKLYVKKGQMTMQIKLNHSEWTTGFKVDYKGKIIDTKVIQKDAKADTRTVQFPIASVNSPLISKIHVTVPAYNYDHDYTIRFAFDSKSIKKVAAVQSAKSAKSSKK; via the coding sequence ATGAAGAAGGGGTATTCTGCAATTATTGCTGTGTTTCTGCTGGTGAGTGTGCTGAGCTTTTGGCCAACTTCGTCATCTGTAGGAGCCGCTGCGGCTTCTCCAAAATTGGCGGATGGTACATACACGCTCAAATACAATATTCTCAAGGCAGAAAATGATTCGGTATCCATGGCTAATGATTATTTTGAAAAACCAGCTAAGTTGTATGTAAAGAAAGGTCAAATGACCATGCAAATTAAGCTGAATCATAGCGAATGGACAACCGGGTTTAAAGTGGATTACAAAGGTAAAATCATCGATACCAAGGTCATCCAAAAGGATGCCAAAGCCGATACTCGCACCGTGCAATTTCCCATTGCGAGTGTCAACAGCCCGTTGATCTCTAAAATCCATGTTACTGTCCCTGCTTACAATTACGATCATGACTATACGATCCGCTTCGCTTTTGATTCCAAAAGCATCAAAAAAGTTGCAGCCGTCCAGTCAGCGAAATCAGCCAAATCTTCCAAAAAGTAA
- a CDS encoding NEAT domain-containing protein: protein MNMVMNRFEQFSFKRAFVALIMTALVFALMAPLSAKAAAADGTYNVDYTVLKDQTNETSRLDSYLTKPAQVTVANGKNVVRLTVKSSNLITAFKVEQNGVLQDATVVSTNTANNTRVVEFEVADLNAKVNAYAEITIPVIGYTGKYDVQLQFDEI, encoded by the coding sequence ATGAATATGGTAATGAATCGCTTTGAGCAATTTTCTTTCAAGAGGGCATTCGTAGCACTGATCATGACAGCACTTGTTTTTGCACTGATGGCTCCACTTTCTGCTAAAGCAGCAGCAGCCGACGGCACGTATAACGTAGATTATACCGTTCTGAAGGATCAAACCAATGAAACTTCTCGATTGGACAGCTATCTGACGAAGCCTGCTCAGGTTACGGTAGCTAATGGCAAAAATGTTGTTCGTCTGACTGTGAAAAGCAGCAATCTGATTACGGCGTTCAAAGTAGAGCAAAATGGCGTATTGCAAGATGCGACTGTAGTAAGCACAAATACGGCAAACAACACTCGTGTCGTGGAATTCGAAGTGGCTGACCTGAATGCCAAAGTAAATGCTTACGCTGAAATTACCATCCCAGTGATTGGTTACACAGGCAAGTACGATGTACAACTGCAATTCGACGAAATCTAA
- a CDS encoding NEAT domain-containing protein, producing the protein MNMIMNRMEKLSIKKVMLTVLMAALVFVVLAPFSANQANAALPNGTYQLPYTVYKDGTTEPSYMDTNGYVKKPATLIVTNGQYKVRVAITKSAWVTEFKTQQNGQYVNATVVSTSGDTRIVEFPVSNFAQKLNVKLHVSVPKEYTGGIPYDHDYVVQFQFDDSDI; encoded by the coding sequence ATGAACATGATTATGAATCGTATGGAGAAATTGTCTATAAAAAAAGTAATGCTCACTGTATTGATGGCTGCGCTTGTTTTTGTGGTACTAGCCCCATTCTCAGCTAATCAAGCAAACGCGGCTTTGCCTAATGGAACGTATCAATTGCCTTATACCGTTTATAAAGATGGAACCACTGAGCCTTCTTACATGGATACCAATGGTTATGTAAAAAAACCAGCCACACTGATTGTTACGAATGGTCAATACAAAGTGCGAGTAGCTATTACTAAAAGTGCTTGGGTTACTGAATTCAAAACGCAACAAAACGGCCAGTATGTGAATGCGACTGTGGTAAGTACATCAGGTGATACAAGAATAGTAGAGTTTCCTGTAAGTAATTTTGCTCAAAAATTAAACGTTAAGTTGCATGTAAGTGTACCAAAAGAATACACTGGCGGCATTCCTTACGATCACGACTATGTTGTTCAATTCCAATTCGACGACAGTGATATCTAA
- a CDS encoding NEAT domain-containing protein yields MNKYITTFAAILMLFSLFSPYAGATPEDESTSSNLPDSSTTVTSATYATYEYPVELPGPYVEPTNAITTTEATYADGEYLIDYKPLRKTVSGSTKDSSFKTNYTYPGDLIIKDGKYHFSFKFAEAQGLSKFLVEQNGETVPAKIEVDSGKASGTVSFDVYDFHQNVNTEFGFNSSSPWYVDTDPDRSVKEWIEFDPSSLRLKNSTENPTVPPVTPPVTPPSTGEKLADLDFTLLKDGTDEKSMMDGYTEKPGSLIERGGKQYARFTLKNSKQIDGFKVEQNGVLTDTSIVNEDQNANTRVIEFEVKELPAKLNAWVSINWPELGYVHTYNVDLQLASVPVPTTLADGTYSINFDTLHATKDQPSAMAQYLLSPATLTVLKGQKEVSFTIKDSTTVTEFKTEQNGTLTDADIVSEDKTANTRVVKFKVADLDAILNAQVHVSTTYPGGVYEMDHKLRLQFDKNSITENGSSPETTSNLDFTLLKDGTNEVSMMDGYTGKPGTLIERNGKKYVRFTLKNSKQIDGFKVEQNGVLTNVATVSEDKTANTRVIEFEVKEIPAKLSAWVSINWPELGYVHTYNVDLQLASAPTSPSLADGTYAINFNTLHATKDQPSAMAQYLLSPATLTVAKGQKEVSFTIKDSTTVTEFKTEQNGTLTDADIVSEDKTANTRVVKFKVADLDAILNAQVHVSTTYPGGVYEMDHKLRLQFDKNSITNAPTPVDPGTPGTPGTPGKNLADGTYSINFDALHATKDQKSAMAQYLLSPATLTVSKGKYEASFTIKDSTTVTEFKTEQNGTLTDADIVSEDKNANTRVVKFKVADLDAILNAQVHVSTTYPGGIYEMDHKLRLQFDRSSITAKGPDNGTTTPVENGRYSIDFSVFKNGSNEISVMDGYMQKPATLLKQSGKNIIQIKMDKSSWIKTFKVNGSEAQVVEQSTSADTRTVQFEVPNLSDKVTVNTHVIVPGLDLGGIPYDHVYDVQFQFEPATIRSFVEPTSSGAADPIVKLDFDKLANGKYALKFTIVLPDGITGSESPAQRFITNEPAQLVVEGDKRFVGLKLQNSNEVKALRIWDNASGGYQDVEVTREDAASNTKDVRFSVSDFKNNVKGQLVVYEASKVASSAPMVFKAEDRVEKVYDFEFKFDTSNVSYHNETKADEVEQGKNNLADGEYTANFRVLANGTDKDSLVAPFVQSLAKLIVKNGKVQAHVTVTDNQALKLFQTDFEGRYANPTIVGADTKGDTHTIAFEVPDLDKKLSVYTQVYLPEKYIFNEKFGGQIQFDRASLKGEGVNAATTATATESAAASTDKATETTTSVAEAKPAVEQPVQPASEKQYTINYNVFKDKTNEASVMDGYLDKPATLIEKGDKRYIQVTLKNSSWMPTLQVEQNGTLKDVEVISTSGDTRIVQFEVGDLSQKISAYTHVIVPGLVLGGVPYDHWYTVQFQFDEASLKVK; encoded by the coding sequence TTGAACAAATATATTACGACATTCGCTGCTATTCTAATGTTGTTTTCTTTATTTTCACCATACGCAGGAGCAACACCCGAGGATGAATCCACTTCGTCGAATTTGCCTGACTCAAGCACTACAGTGACTAGTGCTACGTATGCTACTTATGAGTATCCGGTAGAACTGCCCGGTCCATATGTTGAGCCTACCAATGCTATAACTACTACTGAAGCGACTTATGCAGATGGAGAATACCTGATTGATTATAAGCCTTTACGAAAGACAGTCAGCGGAAGCACCAAGGACTCGAGTTTTAAAACAAACTATACCTATCCTGGAGACTTGATCATTAAAGATGGAAAATACCATTTTTCATTTAAATTTGCGGAGGCTCAAGGACTTTCGAAATTTTTAGTAGAACAAAACGGGGAAACGGTTCCCGCCAAAATAGAAGTAGATTCCGGAAAAGCTTCGGGAACTGTTAGCTTCGATGTTTATGATTTTCATCAAAATGTAAATACAGAGTTTGGATTTAACAGCAGTTCTCCATGGTATGTAGATACTGATCCAGACCGTTCAGTGAAGGAATGGATTGAGTTTGATCCTTCCAGTTTGAGACTTAAAAACTCAACGGAGAATCCAACCGTTCCACCAGTGACACCGCCGGTAACGCCTCCTAGCACAGGAGAAAAATTAGCTGATTTGGACTTTACGCTCTTGAAAGATGGAACAGATGAAAAGTCTATGATGGATGGGTATACAGAGAAACCAGGCTCACTAATAGAGCGTGGAGGTAAACAATATGCCCGGTTTACATTAAAGAATAGCAAGCAAATTGATGGCTTCAAAGTAGAGCAAAATGGAGTGTTAACTGACACCTCTATTGTAAATGAAGACCAGAATGCGAATACACGAGTTATCGAGTTTGAAGTAAAAGAACTACCAGCCAAGCTGAATGCATGGGTGAGCATCAACTGGCCTGAGTTGGGCTACGTGCATACTTATAATGTAGATCTGCAGTTGGCTTCTGTACCTGTACCAACAACTTTGGCGGATGGAACGTACTCTATTAACTTTGATACTTTGCATGCAACCAAAGATCAGCCATCGGCCATGGCCCAATATCTGTTGTCTCCGGCGACTTTGACGGTATTGAAGGGACAAAAAGAAGTTTCCTTCACCATTAAAGACAGCACTACCGTAACAGAATTCAAAACAGAGCAAAACGGGACACTTACGGATGCAGACATTGTAAGCGAGGACAAGACAGCCAATACGCGTGTTGTGAAATTCAAAGTAGCCGATTTGGACGCGATTTTGAATGCACAGGTCCATGTGAGCACGACTTATCCAGGTGGGGTTTATGAGATGGACCATAAACTTCGTCTTCAGTTCGATAAAAATAGTATCACAGAAAATGGAAGCTCTCCAGAAACGACATCCAATCTGGACTTCACTCTTTTGAAGGATGGAACGAATGAAGTTTCTATGATGGATGGGTATACGGGGAAACCAGGCACCTTGATTGAACGTAATGGCAAGAAGTATGTTCGTTTCACCTTGAAAAACAGTAAACAAATTGATGGTTTTAAGGTAGAACAAAACGGAGTATTAACTAATGTTGCTACAGTAAGTGAAGACAAAACTGCGAATACACGAGTTATTGAATTCGAGGTTAAAGAAATACCTGCTAAGTTAAGCGCATGGGTAAGTATCAACTGGCCTGAACTGGGCTACGTGCATACCTATAATGTAGATCTTCAATTGGCTTCTGCACCTACATCACCTAGCTTGGCAGATGGAACGTATGCTATTAACTTTAATACCCTGCATGCAACCAAAGATCAGCCATCCGCAATGGCGCAATATCTGTTGTCTCCAGCGACTTTAACGGTAGCAAAAGGACAAAAGGAAGTTTCCTTTACCATTAAAGACAGCACTACCGTAACAGAGTTCAAGACAGAACAAAACGGGACATTAACGGATGCAGATATTGTAAGCGAGGACAAGACAGCCAATACACGTGTTGTGAAATTCAAAGTAGCCGATTTGGACGCGATTTTGAATGCACAGGTCCATGTAAGCACGACCTATCCAGGTGGGGTTTATGAGATGGATCATAAGCTTCGTCTTCAATTTGACAAAAACAGCATTACGAATGCTCCAACCCCGGTTGATCCTGGGACGCCAGGTACACCAGGCACGCCTGGAAAGAATTTAGCTGATGGAACGTATTCAATCAATTTCGATGCGTTGCATGCAACCAAAGATCAAAAATCGGCCATGGCGCAATATTTATTGTCTCCGGCTACGCTGACGGTATCGAAGGGCAAGTATGAAGCCTCCTTTACGATTAAAGACAGCACCACCGTGACAGAGTTCAAAACAGAACAAAACGGGACGTTGACAGATGCAGATATCGTTAGTGAGGATAAGAATGCGAATACACGTGTTGTGAAATTCAAGGTGGCCGATTTGGACGCTATTCTGAATGCACAGGTGCATGTGAGCACGACCTATCCAGGTGGGATTTATGAGATGGATCATAAGCTTCGTCTTCAATTCGATCGCAGTAGCATTACAGCTAAAGGACCGGATAACGGAACCACAACTCCAGTTGAAAATGGCAGATACAGCATTGATTTCTCCGTATTCAAAAATGGAAGCAATGAAATATCTGTGATGGATGGATATATGCAAAAGCCAGCTACACTGTTAAAACAGTCTGGTAAAAATATCATTCAAATTAAAATGGACAAGAGCAGTTGGATTAAAACGTTTAAAGTAAATGGTTCTGAAGCTCAGGTGGTTGAACAGTCCACCTCTGCAGACACAAGAACAGTACAATTTGAAGTACCTAATCTGTCAGATAAAGTTACAGTGAACACGCATGTCATCGTACCTGGATTAGATTTGGGTGGCATCCCTTATGACCACGTATATGATGTGCAGTTCCAATTCGAGCCTGCCACCATTCGCAGCTTTGTTGAGCCTACCTCTTCAGGGGCGGCTGATCCTATCGTTAAACTGGATTTTGACAAGCTTGCCAATGGGAAATATGCATTAAAATTCACCATTGTGCTGCCAGATGGCATCACAGGATCTGAATCTCCGGCTCAACGCTTCATCACTAATGAACCAGCGCAATTGGTCGTGGAAGGCGACAAACGGTTTGTAGGTCTGAAGCTGCAAAACAGCAATGAAGTTAAGGCGCTGCGCATTTGGGATAACGCAAGTGGAGGTTATCAGGATGTAGAAGTGACCCGGGAAGATGCAGCAAGTAATACGAAGGACGTTCGTTTCAGTGTAAGTGACTTTAAGAACAACGTAAAAGGTCAACTGGTTGTCTACGAAGCTTCAAAAGTGGCAAGTAGCGCTCCGATGGTTTTCAAGGCGGAGGATCGAGTAGAAAAGGTATATGATTTTGAATTTAAATTCGATACCAGTAATGTATCTTATCACAACGAAACAAAAGCAGACGAAGTAGAACAGGGGAAAAATAACTTAGCCGATGGAGAGTACACGGCGAACTTCCGTGTGCTTGCAAACGGAACGGACAAGGATTCTTTGGTGGCTCCATTTGTACAGAGTCTGGCGAAGTTGATTGTGAAAAATGGTAAGGTCCAGGCTCATGTAACCGTAACAGACAATCAGGCTTTGAAATTATTCCAAACGGACTTTGAGGGCCGCTACGCGAATCCGACGATTGTGGGTGCCGACACAAAAGGTGATACACACACAATTGCCTTCGAAGTACCCGATCTGGATAAAAAGCTGAGTGTGTACACACAGGTATATCTGCCTGAGAAATACATTTTTAATGAGAAATTCGGCGGACAGATTCAATTTGACCGTGCATCGCTCAAAGGTGAGGGAGTTAATGCAGCTACAACTGCAACCGCTACTGAATCGGCAGCAGCTTCTACGGACAAAGCAACAGAAACGACCACCTCGGTAGCTGAAGCAAAACCAGCAGTTGAGCAACCAGTTCAACCTGCTTCCGAGAAGCAATACACGATCAATTACAACGTATTTAAAGACAAAACGAATGAAGCGTCCGTTATGGATGGTTATCTCGATAAGCCAGCCACATTGATTGAAAAGGGAGACAAGCGCTATATCCAAGTCACTTTGAAAAACAGCTCTTGGATGCCGACTCTACAAGTGGAGCAAAACGGTACCCTAAAAGATGTGGAAGTGATCTCGACATCCGGTGATACACGTATCGTTCAATTTGAGGTAGGGGACTTGTCTCAGAAAATCAGTGCTTACACACACGTTATTGTGCCTGGTTTGGTCCTTGGCGGAGTACCGTATGATCACTGGTATACGGTTCAGTTCCAATTTGATGAAGCAAGCCTAAAGGTGAAATAA
- the isdE gene encoding heme ABC transporter substrate-binding protein IsdE: MKQYAALAQRKAFVFYVLIGIMILLLAGCSGGAQAGQNHSDGSTSTAASDATGKSSDDKTATPRIVATTVAISEITDALGLDLAGKPTSTKVLPDRYKDVPDVGNPMSPDMEKVMSLKPTDVLSVTTLKYDLEPKFKDLNINAEFLNFESLANIQKEIKKLGDRFDKAEKAKEINGALDAKVTEIQQKIKGKKSPKVLILLGVPGSYLVATEHSYIGDLVKIAGGTNVVQSEKVEFIAHNTEALQQSNPDIILRAAHGMPDEVVKMFDEEFKTNDIWKHFNAVKKGHVYDLPEPLFGTTGNLAASSALDELMKMLYPSN; the protein is encoded by the coding sequence ATGAAACAGTATGCAGCTTTGGCTCAAAGGAAAGCGTTTGTTTTCTATGTGTTAATCGGCATCATGATCTTGTTGCTGGCCGGATGTTCCGGGGGAGCACAGGCTGGACAGAACCATAGCGATGGTTCGACTTCAACGGCAGCATCAGATGCAACCGGAAAGTCCTCTGATGATAAAACAGCAACTCCACGTATTGTGGCGACTACAGTAGCCATTTCTGAAATTACGGATGCGCTGGGCTTGGATTTGGCTGGCAAGCCAACAAGCACCAAAGTATTGCCTGATCGTTACAAGGATGTTCCTGATGTGGGAAATCCGATGAGTCCTGATATGGAAAAAGTAATGTCCTTGAAACCTACAGATGTGCTTTCGGTGACCACACTCAAATATGATTTGGAGCCTAAGTTTAAGGACCTGAACATTAATGCTGAGTTTTTGAATTTTGAAAGCCTTGCGAATATTCAAAAGGAAATTAAAAAGCTGGGAGACCGATTTGATAAAGCTGAAAAGGCGAAAGAGATTAATGGGGCCTTGGATGCCAAAGTTACTGAGATTCAGCAAAAAATTAAAGGCAAGAAGTCTCCTAAAGTACTAATTCTACTGGGTGTTCCGGGAAGCTATCTGGTGGCTACCGAACATTCCTATATTGGGGATCTGGTGAAAATTGCAGGCGGGACAAATGTGGTTCAAAGTGAGAAGGTGGAGTTCATAGCCCACAATACCGAAGCCTTGCAGCAATCCAATCCTGATATCATTTTGCGTGCTGCACACGGGATGCCGGATGAGGTCGTAAAAATGTTCGATGAAGAGTTCAAAACTAACGATATCTGGAAGCATTTCAACGCTGTGAAAAAAGGGCATGTTTATGATTTGCCTGAACCGTTGTTTGGCACCACAGGGAATTTAGCGGCAAGCTCTGCGCTGGATGAGCTGATGAAAATGCTGTATCCTTCGAATTAA
- a CDS encoding FecCD family ABC transporter permease, translating into MSKKLWSLIVVIVLLVGVMLYSAMTGSLKVNLSQLVAGLWTGTDDQVNVVKDLRLPRIIVAVMAGAALAVAGVLLQAVMKNPLADSGVIGISSGAALVSLIAVTLFPALYFWMPFFSFIGGALACLMVYGFSWKSGLHPIRLILIGVAVNAIFSGLGQSFNYRGSYAVTSINQVTTSTLSMKKWVDVEVIVTYGGIGLILAMLVFSWCNFLSLQDKTAKNLGLNVTRARLLISVIAVLLAATATAIAGVIAFIGLLVPHCARYLVGSDHKWLIPFSALCGGLLLLLADTLGRTVLAPNEIPASIIMAVIGGPFLIFLIRKADRTYGH; encoded by the coding sequence ATGTCCAAAAAATTATGGAGCCTTATTGTTGTAATTGTCTTACTCGTCGGTGTCATGCTGTACTCAGCGATGACAGGCAGCCTCAAGGTGAATTTGAGTCAGTTGGTGGCCGGATTGTGGACAGGCACAGATGATCAGGTGAATGTGGTCAAGGATCTTAGACTACCGAGAATTATCGTAGCTGTGATGGCGGGTGCAGCCCTTGCAGTGGCGGGTGTTTTGCTGCAAGCCGTCATGAAAAACCCGCTGGCAGATTCCGGGGTGATCGGCATTTCTTCGGGAGCGGCCTTGGTCTCGCTGATCGCGGTGACCCTCTTTCCGGCGCTTTATTTCTGGATGCCGTTCTTTTCATTTATCGGCGGTGCGTTGGCCTGCCTAATGGTCTACGGATTTTCATGGAAATCTGGCTTGCATCCCATTCGACTTATTCTGATTGGGGTGGCAGTAAACGCCATCTTTTCCGGCCTAGGTCAGTCGTTTAACTATCGGGGCAGTTATGCGGTCACCAGCATTAACCAGGTCACCACCTCAACCTTGTCTATGAAAAAATGGGTAGATGTCGAGGTGATTGTGACTTATGGCGGAATTGGTTTAATTTTGGCCATGCTTGTCTTCTCTTGGTGTAATTTCTTGTCCCTTCAAGATAAAACGGCTAAAAATTTGGGCCTTAACGTGACACGTGCACGACTTTTAATTTCTGTGATAGCAGTGCTGCTTGCAGCAACGGCTACAGCTATAGCAGGAGTAATTGCTTTTATCGGCCTGCTCGTTCCGCATTGTGCCCGCTACCTGGTTGGCTCGGATCATAAGTGGCTGATTCCGTTTTCTGCCTTATGCGGCGGTTTGCTGCTGTTGCTTGCGGATACGCTGGGGCGAACGGTGCTTGCTCCCAATGAAATTCCGGCCTCTATTATTATGGCAGTCATTGGCGGACCATTCCTGATATTCCTGATCAGAAAGGCGGATCGCACCTATGGACATTAA
- a CDS encoding ABC transporter ATP-binding protein, whose amino-acid sequence MDIKNITFSYDRKTDRLHAINAVIERGRITTIIGPNGCGKSTLLSVMSNNAVPRKGEVVLDGKEIAHYKPKELARQLAVVHQQNEAPSDLTVEKLVSFGRLPHKSMFTSSRDEDEEALEWAIACTNLEERRTHTLDQLSGGERQRVWIAMALAQRTPILFLDEPTTYLDMYYQLEILELIRQLNQEHGLTIVMVLHDINQAIRYSDVMIAMKEGRIIANGSPIEVVTSELIQAVYGVKVVIRQDEEAGMYLIPIGVGDSEHLHAQRECKVSVLELSH is encoded by the coding sequence ATGGACATTAAAAATATAACCTTCTCCTATGATCGAAAAACAGATCGTCTACATGCGATCAATGCTGTTATTGAACGGGGACGAATTACTACGATTATTGGGCCCAATGGATGCGGCAAATCGACACTGCTCAGTGTGATGTCCAACAATGCCGTTCCTCGCAAGGGCGAGGTGGTTCTGGATGGCAAGGAGATAGCCCACTACAAGCCCAAAGAACTAGCCCGTCAATTGGCGGTAGTTCATCAGCAGAACGAAGCGCCCTCTGACCTGACAGTAGAAAAACTCGTCAGCTTCGGAAGACTGCCTCATAAGAGCATGTTCACATCCAGCCGGGACGAGGACGAGGAAGCATTGGAATGGGCTATAGCCTGCACCAATCTGGAGGAACGCAGGACACATACACTGGATCAGCTCTCAGGAGGAGAACGGCAGCGTGTGTGGATTGCAATGGCCTTGGCACAGCGAACGCCGATTTTATTTTTGGATGAGCCGACCACCTATCTGGATATGTATTACCAGCTTGAGATTTTGGAGCTTATTCGGCAGCTCAATCAGGAGCACGGACTGACCATCGTGATGGTGCTGCATGATATTAATCAGGCTATTCGGTATAGTGATGTGATGATCGCTATGAAAGAAGGACGCATAATAGCGAATGGTTCGCCTATAGAGGTCGTTACATCCGAACTGATTCAGGCAGTCTATGGTGTGAAGGTAGTCATAAGACAGGACGAGGAGGCGGGCATGTATCTTATTCCGATAGGCGTCGGAGATTCCGAACATTTACACGCACAGAGAGAGTGTAAGGTATCTGTCCTTGAGTTATCTCATTGA